Genomic DNA from Paenibacillus donghaensis:
ACTGGTGTATTATACCGGCGGCTGGTTAATTGGTGCGGGATTCTACCGGTATGATGCAGCGCTTGGACTGCTGGATCTGGCGTTCGCCCTGGTGCTGCTCTTCTTCGTCACCGTTCCGGTAGAGTTGCTTCATTCAGGCAAGCTGGTGAATGTGCCTCCTTACGTCTATTTATTGGTCACCGCATGCCTAACGGCTGCTGCCTTCTGGAGGATTAAGCAGGTTACCCGCCGGGTTCGCATTAAAGTAAAGTAACAGGTGGATAGTATGAAAGCACAAGAAGAAACGGCTTCACCGTCCTCAATAAAGCGTATGCTTCCGAAGCAGCGATACTACGTATCCCTTTCAGGTATCCGTTTCTGCGAGAAATAGAAAGACCACATCTTCTCTTGGAGAGGAATGTGGTCTTTATGTGTTGCTATATACGGACAAACTAAGCATGAACGAGGTCGAGAAATTGCTTGGTTTCGTTGGTTTCTTCAGGCATCATACCACTTTCAGCCCAGCAGGCTCTGCATTGTTCTTCCGTTTCACACAGGTGAGCGTCAGCACAGTTATAGCATAATTGCAGCAGGTTTCTTGTCATATAATCCGTTTCGAAAGTGTTCATTATTAATCTCTCCTCTTCGGGATAAAAGTTTGTGAAATAATGTACTTGTTCTATGTGTTAAATATATCACATGATTTTCGGTTTGTCATGTGATTTTTTTCACATTTATAAAGAAAATTTTAAATAAGATTTTCAGCAATATTAGATCGCTGAACACTGCGGACCGAAGAGCCCTTATTTTACCGATTTCCGGCTTATTAGCCTTGCGGACTTATCAGCTCAAGCCTCTCCTTCCCAATAAATAAAAGGCTGCCCAAGGGCAGCCTTCACTGGAACTCTATCAGATGACCCGCCAGCTGACTCCACCATTAGTGGTCTGCAGCAGAATGGAACGCCGGTCCTCTCTTTTCTCGATCAGCAGCCAGCCGACTTCTGCCGAGAAGAACTGCAGCTTGACGACCTCTGGGTATTCCTGAAGTTTCGTCTGCAGCACAGTGCTTACCGGAAGCTCATTCCAGGTTCTCCCCTGATCCAGCGTCTCATAGAGCAGATTCCCGTCAAGCACCCAGCCTTGCATCAAGTCCAGAAACGTAGGCGGGAGATGCCGGTTCACGCCAGTACGGCTCTTGAAGCCGAATGGAGCAAACTTCCAAGTCTCTCCACTGTTGGCGGTGAAGTAGCCATGGTATGTGATGCGGCTGTCCTTATCCATCTGGCAGCCGACCTCCATCCAGCCATTCTTGCTGCTGCCGCTGAAGAATACCGGCTCCCCGGTGATCACCCGGTCACAGGCGTCCAGCCGGTTGTTCACCAGAAAGGTTGCACCGGAGCGCCAGGTGTTCCCCCCGTCCTTCGTCCGGTACTGCTTAGGCAGAGCGCCGGTCTGCAAGGTTACAAACCCGTTGGAGACATCCTTGAACAGCATCCCGGTAATCACTCCAGCCATCGGAATCGCCTGATTCGGATTGTTCGGATTATAGATCTCATTCTGCATCACGGCAGTCCAGGTCGCTCCGCCGTCATGTGTAGCATAAAGGGCCTTGCTCTCCTTATTGGAGGTCGCATCCCATGTGGTCATAATCCAACCATCGGTGCTGGAGCTGAAGTAGATCGACGATATCGCATTGCTATCACCCAGGCTGGAGACCTTCCAGGTCTCTCCTCCATCCTGCGTACGCAGAACAATGGCCTCTGTCTTCCCATAGGCACTTCTGACAATCCAGCCGTTATACTTATCCGTAAAAAAAATCTCTTTGCCGTACACCGGATTCGCCAGAAACTGGACGGTAGGGGCAGGGGAAATATTGGCCCAGGTCCTGCCGTTGTCTCCTGTAACGTAGAGACGCAGTTCATTCTTCGTAACGCCCCAGGCCAGCCCCTCCGTCTCGCTGAGGAGGTGGAATTCGGTAAGCCTGGTCTGGATCTGATATTTGGTGCTATCCAGGTTGTCCAGATTCTGCGCATCCGGCGTAATGAGCGTAATCGTCTGACCTTCCTCCTCAGGCGCTTCTGTCAACTGCGGCGGGGGAGAAGGCTCCTGCGGAGGCGCAGAGCAAGCCGAAAGCATTACGGCGGATAGAATCACCATACAACCTATGAACATAATCTTCAGGACAGATGTCTTTGCTGGCAACACTCGCGCTCCCTTCGGATTCCGGATTATTTCTTATTAAGATTACTACTGCGGTAACCGTACAGGAAGTAGATCAGGAGGCCAATAGCCATCCAGATAAAGAACCCGATCCAGGTTTCTCTTCCCAAGTAGTACATTAGATAACCGCAAGTGGCTGCGCTGAGCAGCGGGATCAACGGCACCCAAGGGACAGTGAAGCCCCGCTTCAATGTTGGATGCGTACGGCGTAAGGCAATAACCCCAAGCGATACGACCAGAAAAGCAAACAGCGTTCCGATGCTGGTCAGATTAGCCAGCCGGTCGAGCGGTATGAAGCCGGTAAACACGGCAATAATGCCGCCGACCATCCAGGTGCTGCGCACAGGTGTCTGGGTCTTGGCATTAATCTTCGACAAGGCCTGTGGCAGCAGACCATCACGCGAGATGGCGAACAGCAGGCGGGTCTGACCAAACAGCAACACGAGCAGTACCGTGGTCATTCCGGCAATCGCTCCGACCGAAATGAGACCGGCAATCATATTCTGGTCTACATAACGCAGCGCAAACGAAACCGGATCACTCACATTCAGGTTCTGAAAAGGCACGATCCCCGTTAACACCAGAGATACCACAATGTAGAGCACTGTACAGACAGCTAATGAAGAGATAATTCCAATCGGCAGATCCCGCTGCGGACGTTTGACCTCTTCAGCAGCCGTTGAAATCGCATCAAAGCCTATGTAGGCAAAAAATACGGTAGCCGCTCCATTCACAATGCCATTGAAGCCAAATGGCATAAACGGCGTCCAGTTATCCGGTTTCACATAGAATACACCTGTAACGATAAACAATACAACCACAGAGAGCTTGATCACAACCATAATGGAATTGAAGCGGGCGGTTTCCTTGATCCCTCTGGTAAGCAGGTAGGAAATCAGCACAATAATGACTACAGCCGGCAGATTGATGATCGTGCCTTTGTCCGCATTATACGCCCCTGACAACGCAGTCGGCAAATGAATGCCCAGCCCTTCCAGTAGACCCTGGAAATATCCCGACCAGCCGCTGGAGACCGCAGCCGCAGCCACTCCATATTCAAGCACCAGATCCCAGCCGAGCACCCAGGCCAGCAATTCGCCAAAGGCCACATAACTATAGGCGTAGGCACTGCCTGAAACGGGAAGGGTTGAAGCAAATTCAGAATAACACAGCGCTGATAGCACGCAGGCGAATCCGGCGATAATAAAAGATATTACGAGTGCCGGACCAGCATGCTCGGCAGCCGCAACGCCGGTCATGACAAAGATCCCTGTACCGATGATCGCCCCTACTCCAAGCATCGTTAAATCCAGGGCACCCAGCGTCTTGTTCAGCGTGCTGCCGGTAGCAGCTGCAGTTGAGCTGAGTTGTTTTTTACGAAATAAATCCATCCATAAACGCTCCTGTCGAGGTTATATTGTCTAATGGTCAGGGTGAGGTGGTCAACAGGCCGACTCCAAGTCCCGTAAAAATAATTCCCGCCGCAAGGTTCGCCCCTTCCTGGAACCGGGGCTTCTCCAGAAGTCTGCCACTGAGTACACCGGCAAAATAGGCGAATAAGCCAAAAATAAGTGCTGTTAAAGCAATAAATATCGCTCCCAATAGCAGCATTTGGATTGGCACATATCCATATTCATAATTCACAAACTGCGGCAGAAAGGTCAGAAAGAAGATCGCGACCTTCGGATTGAGAATGTTCATAATCAGCCCGCGCCGCAGCAGCGCGCCTTCGTTCGTTCTCTCGCCAGGAGTCAGCTTAAGCGCCGATTTACGGTGCTTCAATGACTTATAGGCAAGGGTGAACAGATACACTGCCCCTGCTATCTTAAAGACAGTGAACAGTACGGGAGAGGTCTTCACCAGAATCGAGAGGCCCAGAGCAGCGGCTATCGTATGTACGGTATTGCCCAGCGCGAGACCTGCAGCAGTGTAGATGCCCGCCTTCCGCCCGTTCGTGATGCCTTGGGTAACGGCAAAGATCAGATCCGGCCCGGGAATCAGAATCAGCAGCACCGCTGCCCCTGTAAACAACATAAGTGTGGACATGCTTAACATCAATCGCTCTCTCCTTCCGCAAATTCCATTATTAGCCTACCCCTTAATGGGGTAATGGATTAAAAGCCTCAAGCTTGAAAACAATATGGGTAAAGCTTATGATGGATAGGATTGGACACAAAAAATTCGAAATCTGGAGGAGATGTACTAATGGCCCCCCCATTCAAGCCCAATCGTGTCGTAGTAATCGGCACCGGTGCAGTCGGCACCACAACTGCCTATACGCTTTTGCTGCGCAGACGCATGCAAGAGCTGGTCTTAATTGACGTGAATCACCAGAAGGCGCTCGGTGAAGCGCTGGATATGAACCACGGCATGCCTTTTGTAGGCGGTGTGAAGTTATGGGCTGGAACTTATGAAGATTGCCGGGAAGCGGATATCATTATCGTAACCGCCGGCGCATCTCAGAAACCAGGCGAGACCCGGATCGATCTTCTGCGCAAGAATATCTCCATCTTCAAGGACATCATCAAACAAATCACGAAATACAACCAACACGCTATCCTGCTGATAGCCACGAACCCGGTTGATATCCTGGCTTATGCAACACTGAAGATCAGCGGCTTCGACCGCAGACGTGTAATCGGTTCAGGGACTGTTCTGGACAGTGCCCGCTTCAGATACTTGATCGGCCTGCATAAAGAAATAGACCCGCGCAGTATTCATGGGCAAATCATTGGGGAGCATGGTGATTCCGAGCTGCCGGTGTGGAGTCTTGCCAACGTGGCCGGGATTGACTTAGGCTTCGATGAAGCGGAGAAGAAGGATATCTTCGAAGACACCAAAAATGCCGCATATGAGATTATTGACGCCAAAGGCTCAACTTCATACGCGATTGCGCTGGCACTGGACCGGATCGTCGTCTCTATTCTGCATAATGAAGGCGCCGTGCTTAACGTATCCACATTGCTGAACAATTATAATGGTGTTTCCGATGTGTTCCTGGGTGCTCCGTCTATCGTTGACCGTTCCGGGGTGCGTGAAGTGCTCGATCTTCCGCTCAGCGAGGATGAACAAGCTTTATTCCAGAAATCAGCGGAGAAGCTGAAATCGGAAATCGCCAAGCTTGAGTTATAAATAACAACATCAGCTGCCGCCAAACCTTGGTTTGGCGGTATTATTTATATTCTACAACCAGTTATCCCCGGCCTGCCTACTCCTCCCAGCCGCCCTCATCATCCGCCGTCCATTTCTTGTCCAGCAGCCGGTATCAAGGAATTTCTTGATTTCACTCTCTTCGTATTCTTCATCATCCAGCGTACTTTAAACTTCATGACCGCGACCCCTTTTCATGTTAGCAACTCATAACGAACTTGTCATCCTCAAAAAGCACACTCATAGCTGCGGCATCCGAATTTGCAGTCTGGACATCGCTTCTTCCTTCTCACGGCTGGTAATATGTGTATACACGGTTGTGGTTTGAATGGAGGAGTGCCCCAGCAGCTCCTGAACGGTGCGCAGATCGGCCCCTTTGCGCAGCAGCATCGTGGCGAAGGAGTGCCGCAGCTTATGGCTGGAATAAGCGCGTCGCTGGGCTTCCGGCAGCTCCTGCTGGAAGCGGGCGAAGGTATCAGTAGCGATCTGCTGAATCCCCCGAATGGAGAGCCTGCGCCCTTTTTGCGAGATAAACAAGGCTTCTTCCTTCCCGCGCCAGGGAGTTAGACGTTCTTCTACCGCCCGGTCCAGAAAAGGGGTAATATCCTCCGGTACAGGCACGTTACGCCATTTGCGGCCCTTGCCGAACACCCGGAGTGTCCGTCTTTCTACATTATAATCACCGAGATTCAGCGTGTGGACTTCCCCTACCCGCAGCCCCATATAAGACATAAGAATAAACAGCGCCAGATTGCGGTCCTTGTATTTACCGTCTACAGCAGACAGAAACCGCTGCAGATCACTTTCATCCAGATAGACCGGCTCGCGGTTTTTTTCGGTTTTGGATTTCTTGATTCCTGCTGCCGGATTGACGGTATACAGCTCCAGCTCTGCCAACGCCTTGAAGAAGCAGTTCACCGAAGCATGCTTGCGGTTACGGGTGGCGTCGCTTACTCCACGTTCGCGGACAGAGGTCAGAAAGGATACCACATGCAGCTTCTTAACCGCACCCAGCTCTTTGCCGTTCAGACTATCCAGAAACTGCCGCACATCGGCCAAATATGACTTCTGCGTATAATACGTGTAGCCGGCATCTTTCATCCAGATTACAAAAGCATCCAGCGCTTCCTCATAATCCTCATTCCAGTCCTCCACAGCTCTGCCTCCTCCCTAAATTTACGACAACCAATTGTACCATAATTTCCGTGCTGTACATCAGGGCAATATTAACTTCCCTGTACTGCTGCGGTCTCCCCCCGCCATGCCGCCGCATGACTCTCCACGGTCAACAGAAATTCACGGAGTGCCGGAGACTTCCACTTCTTGTGATGGTATACCAGTTGGGTGGCGACACGCTGCGATTCATCATTCCAGTTCAGTTTCGCCAGCTTGCCTTCAGCCAGCTCACTGCTGACGGTTACCAGCGGCAGGAATGAGATTCCGAGACCCGCCATCACACATTGCTTGATCGCCTCAATACTCCAGAATTCCAGCTTGGGATCTGGAAATACGCCATGACTGTTGAGATGACGCTCGAACAGGGTCCGGTAGGTGCAGCCGGATTCGGTATGCAGGATGGTTTCGCCCTTTAGATGAAGCGGTTCAACCTCAGCCAGCGCTAGCAGCGGATGGTGAAGCGGCGCCACCAGGGCCATCTTCTCGTGCACCAGCGTCTCTACATGCATCTCCTTATACTCGGTCTCCGGCTGCAGCAGAAAGGCGAGATCCAGTTCCCCGGAACGGACGAATTCGGTCAGCTCCCAGCAGGCGCCCGGCTTCAGAATAATCTGCACCTGCGGGTACAAGCTTCGAAATTGCTTAATGATCCCCGGCAAGCGAAAAGCAGCGAGTGATTCCGGTGCACCCATCCGCAGCGTACCGGATAATTCATTATCAGAGCGCAGCGCATCCTCGGCCAGTGAGAACATCTTGGCGATCTCCTGAGCATAGGGCAGCAGGCGGCGTCCGGCGTCGGTAAGCGTGATTTTTTTGCTGATCCGGTCAAACAGCGGCTGGCCCAGCTCCGCTTCAAGCGCCTGGATCTGGGCGGTAATGCTGGACTGGGCGTAATCGAGCTTCTGTGCGGCCCGGGTGAAGCTGCCCATCTCCACAACGACCAAAAAGGTAAATAAATGGCGGGATTCCATAGCTGCCTCCTCACGACGGATGAACCATCGGTATTTTGAATGGATATCATTCGATAATTCCGTTTTTCCAATAGGTCTATTATCTGCTACTCTATAACAAATGACAAGGAAAGCAGGATATCAACATGAGTGAATCTTCCGGATTACAAAAAAATATTGGCATGCCACAGGCGGTTGCGCTCTATATCGGAGCTGTTCTGGGTTCAGGTGTACTGATCGTGCCTGGCCTGGCGGCGGAAATGGCAGGACCGGCCTCCTTGCTGGCCTGGGGTTTCATGACGCTGCTGATTCTGCCTATGGCCTTGTCCATGGGTCTGCTCTCTGCCCGGTTCCCGAACGCCGGCGGAGTCTCCCATTTCGTTACGCTGGCTTTCGGGCCCAAAGCAGGCGCTTTGGTCGGCTGGTTCTTCCTCCTGTCTGTACCCATCGGCGGACCGGTCGCGGCACTCACAGGTGCAGGCTACATGTCGGCGGCCGTGGGCTGGGGCGAGTCTGCGCGAATAACGATGGCAGCTATCATGCTCGCAGTGGGTCTGCTCACCAATCTGGTCGGCATGCAGCTGGCAGGCAAAATCCAGATTGCCGTCGTGCTTGCTATTGTGGCAGTGCTGATCTTCTCCTTCGCCACGGCCCTGCCGCTGATGGAGGTGCGCCACTTCACTCCGTTCATGCCCCATGGCTGGATGAGCATTGGCCAGTCGGCGGCCATCCTGTTCTGGTGCTTCATCGGCTGGGAGGCCGTGTCTCACCTCTCCGAGGAGTTCAAGGACCCGCAGCGTGCCGCCGTCACAGGCGTGACCATTGCCGCTATCATCGTAGGCGTTCTGTATTTCCTGTCCGCACTGGCAACGGTCGGCACACAGAGCTATCTCCAGAGCAGCTCCGGCGCTTCCCTGGTCTGGATCATCAGCCAACCGCTGGGCGTGTGGGGCGGATTCATCGCCGGTGTAACAGGTCTGTTCATCTGCACCGCAACAATTATCGCTTATGCAGGAGCCGCCTCCAGGGTGGCATACGCCTTGTCCCGCCAGGGTTATGCGCCTGCCTGGATGGGCACGATCTCCACGCGGTTCAAAACACCGGTTGGCGGGATCGGATTCCTGGTGATCTGCTTCTCCGCTGTCTTGTTCTTATACGGCAGCAGACTGATGTCGCTGACTACACTGATCCAGTTCCCGAACGCTACCTTCATCCTGACGTATATCGCAGGTTGTGCAGCGGGAATCCGCCTGCTGAAGGATAGCAGGCTCGGCGTAACGATCAGCTGGATTTCCTTCGTGGCCACCCTGGCCGTGTTCCCTTTCACCGGCTAGGCGATTGGTTATCCGCTGCTGATTACGCTGATATTCGTAATCGCGGTCTACGTCCGCAGCAGAAACAAACGCGGCACAACCGAGCTGCAGCGGATGGACCTGCATTAGAAGTGCTGCATTCGGCTAAAAGAGCAGAGCAAAGAACCGCAGACAGGCCCGATCATTCGAGCCTGTCTGCGGTTCTTTGTTAAGCAGTGAGTTACTACTTAATTCTCGATATAAACATAGAAGACTAAGCATCGTGGGAGCTTCTTAGGCCCCAGGAAGGATTTAGCGTGTTGCCCTGGAGCTTTCAGAGAAATTAGATGTATTTTCGCAATTAAATCGGTGAAAGTCTTATTTCTTCAGCATCGCAGGCTCCTTGAAGGCAATCAGCTTACCCTGAGCCTGTACGATGATCATGCCGTTAACGGACAGTGTTTGTCCAAATACTCGTGCCCCGGTCTGCAGCTGCAGCACCGGCTTGGCGGTAACCAGATGAATCGCTACCAGCTTGCCATCCGTCTGAGCTACATACATGCCATGGCCGATCAAATCGAAGCGGGCGATCGGATTGGTCAGGCCGGAATAATTAATCGTTGATTTATCCGCCAGCTTCACTCCATACAGCCCTGAACCTCCGTCAGAGAAAATCAGCCTGTCATCAGCAGGCCCGGCCGCAAATTGCGCTTTGTTGACCGAACCTTGAGCGAAAAAAGAGTCCCGTGTAACTTTTGCCGGGTCCGCAGTCAGGTCATATCCGTATACCTTGTCTCCGCTGTTAATGTAAATCCGGTCATTGCTGATCCACGCTCTTCCGCCGCTGCTTAGGACATCTTCTTTGGTCAGGTCTATGTTCTCCGGATTATATTTAACAGTCTTCAGAACTTTGCCTGTCTTCAGATCCAGCGTATCCAGCGTGGTCAGCGGCTGCATTTCCAGCAAGGTAGCCGTCTTCTGGATGACAACGGTATTCCCTTGCACCGCAATCGGCAGACCGTAGTTCATCTGATGCCACAGTCTTTTTCCGGTCTTACGGTCAAAGGCATGCAGCACACTATAAGTGTAAGCGCCCGATTCCTCCCCTTCTGCAAGGATCACATCACCGGCAAATAACAGATTCCCGTTCACTGTGTACTCATAGTCATCGGTCCACTTGCGAATGCCATCCTTAACCCCGAACGCATGCAGATTGCCTTCGGCATAGGCATACAGCTGGTTGCCGCTGAGCTGAAGCTGCTGAATATTCTTCAATTTAACGGAGGAAGTCCAGACCCGTTTCCCGCTTGAAGCATTAAAGGCATAGATCGCGCCGCTGGTGGAGCTTGCATAGACGCGGTCCTGGTCATAGAACAGCGGTCCAACCAGCTGCGCTCCCGCTTTCCAGGAGGTAGTGCCTGTAGTACTGTTGACCGCAAACAGCTGTCCCTTCTGCAGTGTAAATACCTTGCTGCCGCCAATCACCGCCAAGACCGGATCATTGCGATAGTCGTTAATGACGGGATTATCCACCGCCAGACTCCACAGTGGTTTCACAACGGGTGTGTTTACAGAGGACTCCCAGTTGTTGGCGATATAGGAAGTGTGAGGATTGATGCCTGCAGCTTCTACTGGAACAGACAGCAGCAATACGGCAAGCCCGGCGAGGGCTGCACTGCGGAAACGTTGGATAGTCATGTGTAAAAAACTTCCTTTCATAGAATCTATCTAGTTGGACGCCAATCATCCGATAAAGTTTCGTTGTGTAGAGTCGGATATGAGGTCCGCTTCGTTTCAGCTTGTCCGATTCGGGTTATGGATTGAAGTGAAGCGAATGGATCATGATAACACAAAGGAGACGATTCGATATGACTAAACCTACTAAAGTTATTCTGGAG
This window encodes:
- a CDS encoding WD40/YVTN/BNR-like repeat-containing protein, with amino-acid sequence MPAKTSVLKIMFIGCMVILSAVMLSACSAPPQEPSPPPQLTEAPEEEGQTITLITPDAQNLDNLDSTKYQIQTRLTEFHLLSETEGLAWGVTKNELRLYVTGDNGRTWANISPAPTVQFLANPVYGKEIFFTDKYNGWIVRSAYGKTEAIVLRTQDGGETWKVSSLGDSNAISSIYFSSSTDGWIMTTWDATSNKESKALYATHDGGATWTAVMQNEIYNPNNPNQAIPMAGVITGMLFKDVSNGFVTLQTGALPKQYRTKDGGNTWRSGATFLVNNRLDACDRVITGEPVFFSGSSKNGWMEVGCQMDKDSRITYHGYFTANSGETWKFAPFGFKSRTGVNRHLPPTFLDLMQGWVLDGNLLYETLDQGRTWNELPVSTVLQTKLQEYPEVVKLQFFSAEVGWLLIEKREDRRSILLQTTNGGVSWRVI
- a CDS encoding PQQ-binding-like beta-propeller repeat protein, producing MTIQRFRSAALAGLAVLLLSVPVEAAGINPHTSYIANNWESSVNTPVVKPLWSLAVDNPVINDYRNDPVLAVIGGSKVFTLQKGQLFAVNSTTGTTSWKAGAQLVGPLFYDQDRVYASSTSGAIYAFNASSGKRVWTSSVKLKNIQQLQLSGNQLYAYAEGNLHAFGVKDGIRKWTDDYEYTVNGNLLFAGDVILAEGEESGAYTYSVLHAFDRKTGKRLWHQMNYGLPIAVQGNTVVIQKTATLLEMQPLTTLDTLDLKTGKVLKTVKYNPENIDLTKEDVLSSGGRAWISNDRIYINSGDKVYGYDLTADPAKVTRDSFFAQGSVNKAQFAAGPADDRLIFSDGGSGLYGVKLADKSTINYSGLTNPIARFDLIGHGMYVAQTDGKLVAIHLVTAKPVLQLQTGARVFGQTLSVNGMIIVQAQGKLIAFKEPAMLKK
- a CDS encoding L-lactate dehydrogenase; the encoded protein is MAPPFKPNRVVVIGTGAVGTTTAYTLLLRRRMQELVLIDVNHQKALGEALDMNHGMPFVGGVKLWAGTYEDCREADIIIVTAGASQKPGETRIDLLRKNISIFKDIIKQITKYNQHAILLIATNPVDILAYATLKISGFDRRRVIGSGTVLDSARFRYLIGLHKEIDPRSIHGQIIGEHGDSELPVWSLANVAGIDLGFDEAEKKDIFEDTKNAAYEIIDAKGSTSYAIALALDRIVVSILHNEGAVLNVSTLLNNYNGVSDVFLGAPSIVDRSGVREVLDLPLSEDEQALFQKSAEKLKSEIAKLEL
- a CDS encoding amino acid permease, whose product is MDLFRKKQLSSTAAATGSTLNKTLGALDLTMLGVGAIIGTGIFVMTGVAAAEHAGPALVISFIIAGFACVLSALCYSEFASTLPVSGSAYAYSYVAFGELLAWVLGWDLVLEYGVAAAAVSSGWSGYFQGLLEGLGIHLPTALSGAYNADKGTIINLPAVVIIVLISYLLTRGIKETARFNSIMVVIKLSVVVLFIVTGVFYVKPDNWTPFMPFGFNGIVNGAATVFFAYIGFDAISTAAEEVKRPQRDLPIGIISSLAVCTVLYIVVSLVLTGIVPFQNLNVSDPVSFALRYVDQNMIAGLISVGAIAGMTTVLLVLLFGQTRLLFAISRDGLLPQALSKINAKTQTPVRSTWMVGGIIAVFTGFIPLDRLANLTSIGTLFAFLVVSLGVIALRRTHPTLKRGFTVPWVPLIPLLSAATCGYLMYYLGRETWIGFFIWMAIGLLIYFLYGYRSSNLNKK
- a CDS encoding LysE family translocator; protein product: MLSMSTLMLFTGAAVLLILIPGPDLIFAVTQGITNGRKAGIYTAAGLALGNTVHTIAAALGLSILVKTSPVLFTVFKIAGAVYLFTLAYKSLKHRKSALKLTPGERTNEGALLRRGLIMNILNPKVAIFFLTFLPQFVNYEYGYVPIQMLLLGAIFIALTALIFGLFAYFAGVLSGRLLEKPRFQEGANLAAGIIFTGLGVGLLTTSP
- a CDS encoding tyrosine-type recombinase/integrase, with the translated sequence MKDAGYTYYTQKSYLADVRQFLDSLNGKELGAVKKLHVVSFLTSVRERGVSDATRNRKHASVNCFFKALAELELYTVNPAAGIKKSKTEKNREPVYLDESDLQRFLSAVDGKYKDRNLALFILMSYMGLRVGEVHTLNLGDYNVERRTLRVFGKGRKWRNVPVPEDITPFLDRAVEERLTPWRGKEEALFISQKGRRLSIRGIQQIATDTFARFQQELPEAQRRAYSSHKLRHSFATMLLRKGADLRTVQELLGHSSIQTTTVYTHITSREKEEAMSRLQIRMPQL
- a CDS encoding LysR family transcriptional regulator; protein product: MESRHLFTFLVVVEMGSFTRAAQKLDYAQSSITAQIQALEAELGQPLFDRISKKITLTDAGRRLLPYAQEIAKMFSLAEDALRSDNELSGTLRMGAPESLAAFRLPGIIKQFRSLYPQVQIILKPGACWELTEFVRSGELDLAFLLQPETEYKEMHVETLVHEKMALVAPLHHPLLALAEVEPLHLKGETILHTESGCTYRTLFERHLNSHGVFPDPKLEFWSIEAIKQCVMAGLGISFLPLVTVSSELAEGKLAKLNWNDESQRVATQLVYHHKKWKSPALREFLLTVESHAAAWRGETAAVQGS